A single window of Nicotiana tomentosiformis chromosome 1, ASM39032v3, whole genome shotgun sequence DNA harbors:
- the LOC104089182 gene encoding protoheme IX farnesyltransferase, mitochondrial yields the protein MWRNTVGFSSKLLAASKASSSLRVPLLHHGVVTRSTSTAAGSGPESTEAAGSVKLGFSSGSPGSSAVDLSSFVAAASVLKSRDVVDFAKHYGRCYWELSKARLSMLVVATSGAGYVLGSGSAIDYMGLCCTCAGTMMVAASANTLNQVFEVKNDAKMNRTKRRPLPSRRISIPHAVTWAASSGIVGTALLASKANMLAAGLGASNLVLYAFVYTPLKQIHPINTWVGAIVGAIPPLLGWAAASGQVSLNGLLLPAALYFWQIPHFMALAYLCRKDYADGGFKMFSLADASGQRTAAVALRNCLYLLPLGYLAYDWGLTSGWFCLESTLLALAISCTAISFYLNRTTKDARRMFHASLLYLPVFMSGLLVHRVTENEQQLTIENSVKIVEMSSSLETTEGSQENRKQQSVGGGQRRPPVSYASAAPFPFLPAPSYATP from the exons ATGTGGAGAAACACGGTGGGTTTCTCTTCGAAACTCCTCGCCGCCTCCAAAGCCTCATCCTCTCTTCGTGTTCCTTTACTTCATCATGGCGTTGTTACCCGATCCACTTCTACAGCCGCCGGCTCCGGTCCGGAGTCAACTGAAGCTGCCGGTTCAGTAAAGTTGGGATTTTCGTCCGGATCTCCGGGTTCTTCAGCTGTGGATCTTTCATCTTTTGTGGCTGCAGCATCAGTTTTGAAATCTAGGGATGTTGTGGATTTTGCTAAGCACTATGGGCGCTGTTATTGGGAGCTTTCTAAAGCTCGCTTAAG CATGCTAGTTGTTGCAACCTCCGGCGCTGGGTATGTCCTTGGGAGTGGTAGTGCCATTGACTACATGGGACTTTGCTGCACATGTGCTGGCACAATGATGGTGGCGGCATCGGCTAACACGTTAAATCAG GTGTTTGAGGTAAAAAATGATGCTAAGATGAACAGAACTAAGAGAAGACCATTGCCATCAAGACGGATTAGTATACCTCATGCAGTAACATGGGCAGCATCTTCTGGGATAGTGGGCACTGCTCTACTGGCTAGCAAG GCTAATATGTTGGCAGCTGGCCTCGGTGCTTCTAATCTTGTGCTGTATGCGTTTGTATACACACCGCTAAAGCAGATACATCCAATAAATACATGGGTCGGTGCAATTGTTGGTGCTATCCCACCGCTGCTTGG GTGGGCCGCGGCTTCTGGTCAAGTGTCTCTGAATGGATTGCTCCTCCCAGCAGCTCTGTACTTTTGGCAAATACCTCATTTCATGGCCCTAGCGTACTTGTGCCGTAAAGATTATGCTGATGGAGG GTTCAAGATGTTCTCTCTTGCTGATGCTTCTGGTCAGAGGACAGCCGCTGTTGCCTTGAGGAACTGCCTATATTTACTTCCATTGGGTTACCTAGCCTATGATT GGGGGTTGACATCTGGATGGTTTTGCCTGGAATCGACACTTCTTGCTCTGGCTATTAGCTGTACAGCAATATCATTCTACCTGAACCGTACAACCAAAGATGCTAGGAGAATGTTCCATGCCAGCCTTCTCTATCTTCCCGTATTTATGTCTGGGCTTCTAGTTCATCGTGTAACTGAGAATGAGCAGCAACTGACTATTGAAAACTCCGTTAAGATTGTTGAGATGTCATCTTCATTGGAAACTACAGAAGGGTCACAAGAAAACAGAAAGCAGCAGTCTGTAGGTGGTGGTCAACGCCGGCCACCTGTATCGTATGCCTCAGCTGCTCCATTTCCTTTCTTGCCAGCTCCGTCATATGCCACACCATAA
- the LOC138896951 gene encoding serine/threonine-protein phosphatase 7 long form homolog, producing MHADITDDSPELHIHRYTRLLLLLMFGGVLFPNSSGNLVSLRFLHHLEWLDDLHHYSWGVAVLSYLYRQMCRVSMGTQRDVAGFLPLLQVLASERFLQLHPPLPPLAPSAPSPFLPLARRWVNRRGYGREYEAQHNLPYCRDLLDLLEGAQFIWKSYNDELITGLPNYCSTGRIMWSSSVPLMCLDIVEHHATERVLRQFGRPQLVTPPPAWHMIHYQRDDRSRVDQTYMTWLEARIDTWDQRHDLIPPPST from the exons ATGCACGCTGACATCACAGATGATTCACCGGAGCTTCATATTCACCGGTACACGAGGTTGTTGCTGctgcttatgtttggaggggttttgttcccgaactcttcgggaaacctagtcagcttgagatttcttcatcatcttgagtggctagatgatttacatcaTTACAGCTGGGGTGTTGCTGTTCTCAGTTACTTGTATAGGCAGATGTGTCGGGTgagcatgggcacccagcgagacgttgctggatttttgccgctgctacag GTTTTGGCCtcggagcggttcctgcagttgcatCCACCTCTACCACCCTTAGCTCCGAGTGCACCATCTccgtttctccctttagctaGGCGGTGGGTTAATAGGCGAGGATATGGACGGGAGTACGAGGCTCAACATAATCTCCCCTattgcagggatttgttggatttgctggagggcgcacag ttcatttggaAGTCATACAACGACGAGCTAATAACTGGTTTGCCCAATTATTGCTCGACCGGCCgaattatgtggagctcttccgtcccgttgatgtgccttgatattgtcgagcatcatgccaccgagcgagtacttcgccagtttggtcgTCCGCAGCTTGTAACGCCACCGCCTGCTTGGCATATGAtacattaccagcgggatgatcgttccagggtggACCAGACATATATGACATGGCTAGAGGCACGGATCGATACTTGGGACCAGCGACATGACCTGATTCCGCCCCCATCCACCTAA
- the LOC104089183 gene encoding uncharacterized protein: MAVRQKAVATLPALMRAMRKGTPNPNHMPLNQPLPSLRRAFSLYDQINLIDNVPEDQLRFQQFTDTGFKVNGVHYEGSLLCVGNLLMSWHPKKLSEVTSESLSIFQTVRPVPEILLLGCGRYIQPVNPELRAFIRSTGMKLEAVDSRNAASTYNILNEEGRIVAAALLPYGVES, from the exons ATGGCGGTGAGACAGAAAGCAGTGGCGACGCTGCCGGCGTTGATGCGAGCTATGAGGAAGGGAACCCCAAACCCTAACCATATGCCGTTGAATCAACCGTTGCCTTCACTGAGACGAGCATTCTCACTTTACGATCAAATCAATCTTATCGATAACGTTCCTGAAGATCAATTGCGCTTCCAACA GTTTACTGATACCGGGTTCAAAGTTAATGGGGTACATTATGAAGGTAGCTTGCTTTGTGTTGGCAACTTGTTAATGTCTTGGCATCCCAAGAAACTTTCGGAGGTTACTTCAGAAAG CTTATCTATCTTCCAGACTGTGCGGCCAGTTCCAG AGATTCTGCTTCTTGGCTGCGGGAGGTACATTCAACCAGTAAATCCTGAGCTTCGTGCCTTTATTCGTTCTACTGGAATGAAATTGGAAGCAGTTGACTCT AGAAATGCTGCATCAACTTATAACATTTTAAATGAAGAAGGAAGGATTGTGGCTGCTGCACTTCTCCCATATGGAGTAGAATCATAG